Proteins co-encoded in one Sinobacterium norvegicum genomic window:
- the cysG gene encoding siroheme synthase CysG has product MEYLPLFYDMKSKKCLVVGGGSIATRKAQLIAKSGAIIDVIAPQVDQTLADLITNIGGILHRVKYSAELAQQYTLIIAATNDDEINAAVSRDAQANNIPVNVVDNPALCSVILPAIIDRSPVVVAVSSGGQSPVLARILRTKIETLIPSAYGRLAGLVGSFREQVKKRFSTIDQRRLFWEETLDSPVSELVFAGKEEAAAKLLAQNLQDDTDYERGEVYLVGAGPGDPDLLTFKALRLMQKADVVLYDRLVADEIVDLCRKDAERIYVGKARSNHSVPQGEINDLLVNYAQQGKKVVRLKGGDPFIFGRGGEEIEQLADLGIPFQVVPGITAASGCASYSGIPLTHRDHSQSVTLVTGHLKNNTTDLNWQKLVYSDQTVVFYMGLTGLPIICQKLIEHGRAPTTSIALVQQGTTRHHRVITGNLETIVNLVAEKEVRAPTLIIVGSVVDLHQQLAWFDPAFGAIGSS; this is encoded by the coding sequence GTGGAATATTTACCGCTGTTTTATGATATGAAATCGAAAAAATGTCTGGTTGTTGGTGGTGGATCTATTGCCACCAGAAAGGCGCAGTTAATTGCAAAGTCTGGGGCCATTATCGATGTCATCGCCCCACAGGTTGATCAGACATTAGCGGATCTGATTACAAACATAGGTGGTATTCTACATCGTGTTAAATACAGTGCTGAACTGGCCCAACAATATACACTGATTATTGCTGCTACGAATGATGACGAGATAAATGCCGCCGTTTCACGTGATGCGCAGGCCAATAATATTCCTGTTAATGTGGTCGATAACCCTGCACTTTGTAGTGTAATTCTGCCCGCGATAATTGATCGGTCTCCGGTTGTTGTTGCGGTGAGCAGTGGTGGCCAATCACCCGTTTTGGCGCGCATACTTCGGACCAAAATAGAGACGCTTATCCCCTCAGCCTACGGACGCTTAGCGGGCTTGGTCGGCTCTTTCAGAGAACAGGTAAAAAAACGCTTCTCAACCATCGATCAACGTCGACTATTTTGGGAGGAAACTCTCGACAGCCCCGTGTCTGAATTGGTTTTTGCTGGCAAGGAAGAGGCGGCGGCAAAACTATTGGCACAAAATCTTCAAGACGATACAGATTATGAGCGCGGGGAAGTATACCTCGTCGGTGCCGGCCCTGGGGACCCTGATCTATTAACCTTTAAGGCGTTACGGCTAATGCAAAAAGCCGATGTGGTCTTATACGACCGCCTTGTTGCAGATGAAATTGTCGATCTTTGCCGAAAAGATGCCGAGCGGATTTATGTGGGCAAGGCTAGATCGAATCATTCAGTGCCTCAGGGTGAAATCAATGACTTGTTGGTGAACTATGCACAACAGGGCAAAAAGGTCGTTAGGCTAAAGGGTGGGGACCCCTTTATCTTTGGTCGTGGAGGCGAAGAGATCGAACAGTTAGCGGATTTAGGCATTCCATTTCAGGTTGTTCCTGGTATTACTGCCGCCTCTGGTTGTGCCAGTTACAGTGGTATTCCATTGACACACCGCGATCATTCTCAATCGGTCACGCTGGTAACAGGCCACTTAAAAAATAATACCACGGATTTAAATTGGCAAAAGCTTGTCTATAGCGATCAGACAGTTGTTTTTTATATGGGCTTAACGGGTCTTCCTATTATCTGTCAGAAGCTGATTGAGCACGGTCGAGCACCGACCACGTCAATTGCGTTGGTGCAGCAGGGGACAACGCGTCACCATCGCGTGATTACTGGCAACCTAGAGACCATTGTCAACTTGGTTGCAGAAAAAGAAGTAAGGGCGCCAACGTTAATTATTGTTGGTTCAGTAGTGGATTTACATCAGCAATTAGCCTGGTTTGATCCTGCCTTCGGCGCTATTGGTAGCAGTTAA
- a CDS encoding DNA translocase FtsK: MAKQSITAAQSSDRGLSPRLREGALISLVTLSSYLMLALLSYSGSDPGWSFIGTAAQVDNAAGRAGAWLADVLFSMIGYSAYLVPIMLAYRGVILFKARYDSIAIPGWLILIRLFGFVFVVIGLTGMCHIATVETQSLLPMGDGGGIGIAIGGFALSAFNVFGAQLVLLAIFLVGLTLFTDLSWFWLMEQIGLAVINVSQRCGGLYRQFMERRHERKLADRSKLSRKQAVANEIERVKAKPVVKIAPPVKAVEQSKRILQEKQTDLFEDSGMGEGTLPKLELLTAREPSEDSGYSSETLEAMSRMLELKLLDFGVKAEVVSVAPGPVITRFEIQPAAGVKASKISGLAKDLARSLAIVSVRVVEVIPGKSFIGIEIPNEDREMVSLAKILSSKTFDDSRSNLTMALGDDISGQPVVADLGKMPHLLVAGTTGSGKSVGVNAMLLSLLYKSTPDEVRMIMIDPKMLELSVYDGIPHLLTPVITDMKDAANGLRWCVAEMERRYELMAAMKVRNLAGYNKKVKDAIAAGEPLTDPLWQPADTFSANAQLNIIPELETLPSIVVVIDEFADMMMIVGKKVEELIARIAQKARAAGIHLILATQRPSVDVITGLIKANVPTRIAFQVSSKIDSRTILDQGGAEQLLGQGDMLYLPPGTGVPIRVHGAFVDDDEVVRVAEDWKKRAVPQYIDGLLDDGANTEVPGVASEDGEKSEQDALYDQAVAFVTETRKASISSVQRHLRIGYNRAANLVDAMQMAGVISGPGHNGAREVLAAAPPKN, from the coding sequence GTGGCAAAGCAGTCAATTACAGCAGCACAATCATCCGATCGAGGCCTCTCGCCCAGACTTAGAGAGGGTGCGTTAATTTCCCTGGTCACCTTGTCGAGTTATTTGATGCTGGCTTTATTGAGTTATTCCGGCTCTGATCCAGGCTGGTCATTTATTGGCACGGCTGCTCAGGTAGATAATGCTGCCGGCCGTGCGGGTGCCTGGTTGGCTGATGTATTGTTTTCAATGATAGGTTATAGCGCCTATCTAGTGCCTATCATGCTGGCTTATCGTGGCGTGATTTTGTTCAAGGCGCGCTATGACTCTATTGCTATTCCCGGTTGGTTAATTTTAATTCGTCTTTTCGGCTTTGTCTTTGTTGTTATTGGTTTGACGGGGATGTGTCATATCGCCACGGTTGAAACACAGTCGCTACTGCCTATGGGCGATGGTGGCGGCATCGGCATTGCGATCGGTGGTTTTGCCCTGTCTGCCTTCAATGTATTTGGCGCTCAACTTGTTTTACTGGCTATATTTTTGGTTGGTTTAACCTTGTTTACGGATTTATCGTGGTTTTGGTTAATGGAGCAAATCGGGCTTGCGGTGATCAATGTGTCTCAACGCTGTGGCGGCTTATATCGACAGTTTATGGAGCGCCGGCATGAAAGGAAGCTGGCCGATAGAAGTAAGCTCAGCCGCAAGCAAGCGGTTGCCAATGAAATAGAGCGGGTTAAAGCCAAACCGGTGGTGAAAATTGCCCCCCCGGTGAAGGCTGTAGAGCAATCGAAGCGTATTTTGCAGGAGAAACAGACAGATTTATTTGAAGACTCTGGTATGGGAGAGGGAACTCTCCCTAAGTTAGAGTTGTTGACGGCGAGAGAGCCCAGTGAAGACAGCGGTTATAGCAGCGAGACGCTGGAGGCGATGTCAAGAATGCTGGAACTCAAGCTGCTCGACTTCGGTGTCAAGGCTGAGGTGGTGTCGGTGGCACCGGGGCCGGTTATCACACGCTTCGAAATACAACCTGCCGCTGGCGTTAAGGCTAGCAAGATATCAGGCTTGGCGAAGGATTTAGCACGTTCATTGGCGATTGTGAGTGTGCGAGTGGTTGAGGTCATTCCGGGCAAATCGTTTATCGGCATCGAAATCCCTAATGAAGACAGAGAGATGGTATCGTTGGCGAAAATATTGTCGTCAAAGACCTTCGATGATAGCCGGTCTAATCTTACCATGGCATTGGGCGATGACATCAGTGGCCAACCGGTGGTAGCCGACCTGGGTAAAATGCCGCATTTGTTAGTCGCCGGTACAACGGGTTCGGGTAAATCTGTCGGCGTCAATGCAATGCTATTGAGCCTGCTGTACAAGTCGACACCCGATGAGGTTCGGATGATTATGATAGATCCGAAAATGCTCGAACTCTCGGTCTACGATGGTATTCCTCATTTGCTTACCCCGGTGATCACCGATATGAAAGATGCGGCTAATGGCCTGCGTTGGTGTGTGGCAGAAATGGAACGTCGCTATGAATTAATGGCGGCAATGAAGGTCCGAAATCTAGCGGGATATAATAAGAAGGTGAAAGATGCCATAGCAGCGGGTGAGCCACTAACCGACCCCTTATGGCAGCCGGCTGATACCTTCAGTGCCAATGCGCAGCTCAACATCATACCCGAGCTGGAAACACTGCCATCGATCGTCGTTGTAATCGATGAGTTCGCCGATATGATGATGATAGTGGGTAAGAAAGTCGAGGAGTTGATCGCTCGTATTGCCCAAAAAGCACGCGCGGCAGGTATTCACCTTATTTTAGCTACACAGCGTCCTTCTGTGGATGTTATTACAGGGCTTATTAAGGCTAACGTACCCACTCGTATCGCTTTTCAGGTTTCGTCAAAAATTGACTCAAGAACCATTTTAGATCAAGGCGGTGCTGAACAGTTATTGGGGCAGGGCGATATGCTCTATCTACCTCCGGGTACCGGAGTCCCCATCCGCGTTCACGGCGCTTTTGTCGATGATGATGAGGTGGTAAGAGTGGCGGAAGACTGGAAGAAAAGGGCTGTTCCGCAGTATATCGACGGTCTGCTCGACGACGGTGCCAATACAGAGGTGCCCGGTGTGGCCAGTGAAGATGGCGAAAAGTCTGAGCAAGATGCGCTTTACGATCAAGCCGTCGCCTTTGTAACGGAAACTCGCAAGGCGTCGATCTCATCGGTACAGCGACACTTACGTATCGGTTATAACCGCGCAGCTAATCTCGTCGATGCGATGCAGATGGCCGGTGTTATTTCTGGGCCCGGGCACAATGGCGCCAGAGAAGTATTGGCCGCAGCGCCCCCTAAAAACTAA
- a CDS encoding replication-associated recombination protein A: protein MTVLFDSTNHDNQPLAARMRPEALEYYSGQTHILAKGKPLRDALDRGQLHSMILWGPPGVGKTTLARLIAHVTDAYFDTLSAVLAGVKDIREAVERAKQRRAMHGTNTILFIDEVHRFNKSQQDAFLPHIEDGTVIFIGATTENPSFELNNALLSRSRVYVLQSLQVADIEQLLQRALTEPRGGLIQRNITANKQVVNSIAIAADGDARRALNILEVASDLMSPDSGNTEINQALLDQVLAGEVKRFDKGGDIFYEQISALHKAVRGSSADGALYWFCRMIDGGCDPLYIARRLTTMASEDIGNADPRALEITLNAWEAFKRLGSGEGERALAQAVLYLAAAPKSNKVYTALNEMMALVKSTPGYDVPMHLRNAPTSLMKDLNYGGEYRYAHDYPGAFAAGESYLPQPLHALRVYQPSDRGLEIKIAQKIEHLNALDEASDWRRYPDD from the coding sequence ATAACGGTGCTGTTTGATAGCACTAATCATGATAACCAGCCATTAGCGGCGCGCATGCGTCCTGAGGCATTGGAGTATTACAGCGGTCAAACACACATCCTGGCAAAAGGTAAGCCACTGAGGGATGCGCTCGATCGCGGTCAGTTGCACTCCATGATTTTATGGGGTCCTCCGGGTGTGGGTAAAACCACGTTGGCAAGATTGATTGCCCATGTCACCGATGCCTATTTCGACACTCTATCAGCGGTTTTGGCTGGCGTTAAGGATATCCGTGAGGCAGTTGAGCGGGCCAAGCAACGACGCGCGATGCATGGTACCAACACCATATTGTTTATCGATGAGGTTCACCGCTTTAACAAATCACAGCAGGATGCTTTCTTGCCGCACATTGAAGACGGTACTGTTATTTTCATTGGTGCGACCACAGAAAATCCGTCTTTTGAGCTCAACAACGCCTTATTATCTCGTAGTCGAGTCTATGTTTTGCAGTCGCTGCAAGTGGCCGATATCGAACAGTTATTACAGCGTGCTTTGACCGAGCCCCGTGGAGGGTTGATCCAGCGAAATATTACGGCAAATAAGCAGGTGGTCAACAGTATTGCCATCGCAGCCGATGGTGATGCTAGACGAGCGCTTAACATACTTGAGGTGGCATCCGATCTCATGTCACCTGACAGCGGTAACACGGAGATCAATCAAGCATTATTAGACCAAGTGTTGGCCGGTGAGGTTAAGCGTTTCGATAAGGGCGGCGATATTTTCTATGAGCAGATATCAGCCCTGCACAAGGCTGTCCGAGGCAGTTCGGCTGACGGTGCGCTGTATTGGTTTTGCCGAATGATTGATGGTGGCTGTGACCCTCTTTATATTGCGCGTCGCCTGACGACCATGGCCAGTGAAGATATTGGCAATGCCGATCCCAGGGCCCTGGAAATCACACTCAATGCTTGGGAGGCCTTTAAGCGTTTGGGCAGCGGTGAGGGTGAACGGGCTCTGGCTCAGGCTGTGCTGTATCTTGCCGCGGCGCCTAAAAGTAATAAAGTCTATACTGCCTTAAATGAAATGATGGCGTTGGTAAAAAGTACCCCGGGTTACGATGTACCGATGCATTTACGCAACGCACCAACATCTCTGATGAAAGACCTAAATTATGGCGGAGAATACCGCTATGCCCATGATTATCCCGGGGCGTTTGCCGCCGGTGAGAGTTATCTACCGCAACCGTTGCACGCACTGCGGGTCTATCAGCCCAGTGATAGAGGACTGGAGATTAAAATTGCTCAAAAGATTGAGCATCTCAATGCACTGGATGAGGCCAGCGATTGGCGGCGATACCCTGATGACTAA
- the lolA gene encoding outer membrane lipoprotein chaperone LolA: MIKSVLKSIQLGVLFVAVSASVMARSDDGSSVQLSQLLAGTHSFQANFEQRLSDEDNQIMQQSSGTMIVINSGKLRWQTEQPFAQLVVTDGHKLWRYDEDLEQASVGSFSIDLAQTPAMILSGKVEELDQQYTVTGQIDEQSNGQFTLIPTSTNSLFDSLVIRFNQGRVSAMILLDGFGQTTDIQFSEVVVNAAVNDDLFSFTPPQGTDVLVEQ, translated from the coding sequence TTGATTAAATCAGTATTAAAATCGATCCAATTGGGCGTTTTGTTTGTCGCTGTTTCAGCTTCGGTCATGGCGCGATCAGATGACGGTAGCTCTGTGCAATTGAGCCAACTGTTGGCCGGTACGCACAGCTTTCAAGCAAACTTTGAGCAACGACTCAGTGATGAGGATAATCAAATAATGCAACAAAGTAGCGGCACTATGATTGTGATCAATAGTGGTAAGTTACGCTGGCAAACTGAGCAACCGTTTGCACAGCTGGTCGTCACCGATGGCCACAAATTGTGGCGCTATGATGAAGATTTGGAGCAAGCGTCCGTGGGCTCGTTTAGTATCGATCTAGCGCAGACTCCAGCAATGATACTGAGCGGCAAGGTGGAAGAGCTTGACCAGCAATATACCGTCACAGGCCAGATTGATGAGCAATCAAACGGGCAGTTTACCCTGATACCAACATCGACTAATTCTCTGTTTGACAGCTTAGTCATTCGTTTTAATCAGGGGCGGGTCAGCGCTATGATCTTGCTAGATGGTTTTGGCCAGACCACGGATATACAGTTCTCAGAGGTTGTGGTTAACGCAGCGGTTAATGATGACCTGTTCAGCTTTACCCCTCCACAGGGTACCGATGTTTTGGTCGAGCAATAA
- the serS gene encoding serine--tRNA ligase, which produces MLDPKLLRANPEEIAEKLKIKGYELDVASFKSLEARRKQSDVETQSLRAERKAASKKIGQLVGSGMSVDEAKAEVNETLSKIDQQLGELETVASSIQLELDNWIMAIPNLPDAEVPAGADEDDNIEVSTYGEPKVFDFDVVDHVSLGESIGNELDFAAGAKLAGSRFAVMKGGIARLHRALAQFMLNTHVDQHGYTEVNVPVIVNADSLRGTGQLPKFEEDLFKLQGDRSFYLAPTAEVPVTNLYRDEIVDTLPLKFTAHTACFRSEAGSAGRDTRGMIRQHQFEKVELIHFSAPAESNNALEELTGHAEAILQALELPYRKVILCGGDLGFSARKTYDLEVWLPGQAKFREISSCSNTGDFQSRRMKARWKNPETGKNEYLHTLNGSGLAVGRTLVAVLENYQNADGSVTVPEVLKPYMGGLEKIS; this is translated from the coding sequence ATGTTAGACCCGAAACTTCTGCGCGCCAACCCCGAAGAAATAGCTGAAAAACTAAAAATCAAAGGGTATGAACTCGATGTAGCGAGCTTTAAGTCGCTAGAGGCACGCCGAAAGCAGTCCGATGTTGAAACTCAAAGTCTTCGTGCCGAACGCAAGGCGGCTTCTAAGAAAATTGGTCAATTGGTTGGCTCCGGCATGTCTGTGGACGAGGCCAAGGCTGAGGTCAATGAGACGTTATCGAAGATTGATCAGCAATTAGGTGAGCTTGAAACAGTGGCAAGCAGTATTCAACTGGAACTCGATAATTGGATCATGGCCATTCCTAATTTGCCCGATGCCGAAGTACCCGCCGGTGCTGATGAGGACGATAACATTGAGGTGTCAACCTATGGTGAGCCAAAGGTCTTTGACTTTGATGTTGTTGATCACGTTTCTCTCGGTGAAAGCATCGGTAACGAATTAGACTTTGCCGCTGGCGCCAAGCTTGCGGGCTCACGCTTTGCCGTGATGAAGGGCGGCATTGCCCGACTGCACCGTGCGCTGGCACAGTTTATGCTCAACACCCACGTCGATCAGCACGGCTACACCGAGGTCAACGTGCCGGTTATTGTCAATGCTGATTCCTTACGGGGTACTGGACAGCTGCCAAAATTTGAAGAAGATCTTTTTAAGTTGCAAGGAGATCGATCTTTCTACTTGGCGCCTACAGCAGAAGTGCCGGTTACCAATCTCTATCGTGATGAGATTGTGGATACATTACCCCTTAAGTTTACCGCACATACTGCCTGTTTCCGCAGCGAGGCAGGCTCTGCTGGTCGTGACACTCGCGGCATGATTAGGCAGCACCAGTTCGAGAAAGTTGAGTTGATTCATTTCTCTGCACCGGCAGAATCAAATAATGCCCTGGAAGAATTAACCGGCCATGCTGAAGCTATATTGCAGGCACTCGAACTGCCCTATAGAAAGGTTATACTCTGTGGTGGTGATCTTGGCTTCTCTGCACGTAAAACTTATGACTTAGAAGTATGGTTGCCAGGGCAGGCTAAGTTCCGCGAAATCAGCTCCTGCTCAAACACTGGTGATTTCCAATCACGCAGAATGAAGGCTCGCTGGAAAAACCCTGAGACGGGAAAAAATGAATATCTGCATACACTGAACGGTTCTGGGCTGGCTGTCGGTAGAACCCTGGTTGCGGTCCTAGAAAATTATCAGAATGCCGATGGCAGCGTGACGGTGCCAGAGGTGTTAAAGCCCTATATGGGTGGACTAGAAAAAATATCTTGA
- a CDS encoding carboxy terminal-processing peptidase codes for MKLLKTTLATALFSTLLTIAPLSHSQTDKTNTLTPLPVHEQVTSEILTTLNQRHYEKLTIDNGLSEHLFDNYLKALDPAKSYFLQADIDNVSQYRDDLDNQLRAAKLDAGYEIFRLYKMRVEARLNSVIDNLPETINSFDFTIDESINIDDENLQWPKDAAAADELWRKRIKASVLNLRLDGKDSEGIEKLLLKRYQNQLKRISQLETEDVFQLFINSYTQLYDPHTNYLSPRTSENFKINMSLSLEGIGAVLSKEDEYVKIVRLIHSGPAEKTGKLQPSDRIVGVGQGNNGNIEDVIGLRLDEVVDQIRGKKGSTVRLEVIPVDAESDDKTKTIKIVRDKVKLEDQSAQKQMLELYDDGKIRKVGVISVPTFYIDFAELRKGNPNYKSTTRDVSKLLKELTDDGAEGIIIDLRENGGGSLQEANELTGLFISSGPTVQIKNGDGRMGRQGKMPGKPYYDGPLVVMINRMSASASEIFAGAIQDYRRAVIVGSQSFGKGTVQSLMPLQHGELKITESKFYRISGDSTQHRGVIPDLKFPAIYDVERVGESTLEDALAWDAISPANHDFYFEITSMLPELSKNHHKRMADDPDFTYLNDQLALRDLINSRTSISLNEAIREKQKIDHKEQQLSIENKRRKAKGLELLTSIDDKEKSDNDTDHKSGDKGADDSTNDDDDIYLTESGYILIDSINIQQRQL; via the coding sequence ATGAAATTATTGAAGACCACACTTGCTACAGCGCTATTCTCAACCCTTTTAACTATTGCTCCGCTGTCTCATAGTCAAACTGATAAGACTAATACCCTCACTCCCCTGCCTGTTCACGAGCAGGTTACCAGTGAAATATTAACCACCTTAAATCAGCGACATTATGAAAAACTTACCATCGATAACGGTTTGTCGGAACACCTATTCGACAACTACCTAAAGGCTTTAGACCCAGCGAAGAGCTATTTTTTGCAAGCTGATATCGACAACGTCAGTCAATACAGAGATGATCTCGACAATCAATTACGGGCCGCCAAGCTGGATGCAGGTTATGAGATATTCAGACTGTATAAAATGCGAGTTGAAGCCCGCCTCAACAGCGTTATCGACAACCTTCCCGAGACGATCAATAGCTTCGATTTTACCATCGATGAAAGCATCAATATTGATGATGAGAACCTGCAATGGCCTAAAGATGCTGCCGCTGCCGATGAGCTATGGCGAAAACGCATCAAAGCCAGTGTGCTCAACCTTCGCCTCGACGGTAAAGACTCAGAAGGAATCGAGAAGCTACTGCTTAAACGCTACCAAAACCAGCTAAAACGTATTAGCCAGCTTGAAACTGAAGATGTCTTCCAGTTATTTATCAATTCATACACTCAGCTCTACGACCCACATACCAATTATTTATCTCCCCGGACATCGGAAAACTTCAAGATCAATATGAGCCTGTCACTGGAAGGTATTGGGGCCGTTTTATCGAAGGAAGATGAATACGTCAAAATCGTACGCTTGATCCACAGTGGTCCCGCTGAGAAAACCGGTAAATTGCAACCCTCTGACCGCATTGTTGGCGTTGGACAGGGCAATAATGGCAACATAGAAGATGTCATCGGCCTTCGGCTTGATGAAGTGGTAGATCAGATCCGCGGAAAAAAAGGCAGTACGGTCAGGCTTGAAGTCATTCCCGTTGATGCCGAAAGCGACGACAAGACCAAAACCATTAAAATTGTTAGAGATAAGGTCAAGCTTGAAGACCAGTCAGCACAGAAACAAATGCTTGAACTCTATGATGACGGCAAGATTCGAAAAGTCGGCGTTATCAGTGTGCCAACCTTTTATATCGATTTTGCCGAATTGCGTAAAGGCAATCCAAACTATAAAAGTACAACCCGTGATGTCAGCAAATTACTTAAGGAGTTAACTGATGATGGTGCTGAGGGCATTATCATCGACTTGAGAGAGAATGGGGGCGGTTCACTACAAGAAGCAAACGAGCTGACTGGTCTGTTTATCTCTTCTGGCCCAACGGTGCAAATTAAGAACGGTGACGGTCGAATGGGCCGCCAGGGGAAAATGCCTGGAAAGCCTTATTATGATGGTCCTTTGGTTGTAATGATTAATAGAATGAGCGCCTCTGCCTCTGAGATTTTCGCCGGTGCAATCCAAGATTATCGACGTGCAGTCATCGTCGGAAGCCAGTCCTTTGGTAAAGGTACCGTTCAATCACTAATGCCTTTGCAACATGGTGAATTAAAAATAACGGAGTCAAAATTTTACCGTATATCGGGTGACTCTACACAGCATCGTGGTGTTATTCCCGATCTGAAATTCCCAGCTATTTATGATGTGGAACGGGTAGGAGAATCGACACTGGAAGATGCCCTTGCCTGGGATGCAATCTCGCCAGCTAATCATGACTTCTATTTTGAAATCACTTCTATGCTGCCCGAGTTATCGAAGAACCACCATAAAAGAATGGCAGATGATCCCGATTTTACCTATCTCAACGACCAACTAGCACTGCGTGATCTTATTAATAGTCGCACCTCGATATCACTTAACGAGGCGATTCGAGAAAAACAAAAGATTGACCATAAGGAACAGCAGCTAAGTATCGAAAACAAAAGAAGAAAAGCAAAAGGCCTTGAACTGCTAACATCGATCGATGATAAAGAAAAATCCGATAATGACACAGATCACAAATCAGGTGATAAAGGGGCTGATGATTCAACAAATGATGACGATGACATCTATTTGACTGAAAGTGGCTATATCTTAATCGACAGCATCAATATTCAACAACGTCAGCTCTAG
- the crcB gene encoding fluoride efflux transporter CrcB has product MVHSLFTWLSIAAGGAIGACLRFALSTHINKNVIVHQHLQIGTLMVNVIGSAAMGIMYVLITEKAHLHPDFKGVLMVGLLGAFTTFSTFSIETINFIENGHPQVAIVYVLASVLLSIAAAWVAIIATRMI; this is encoded by the coding sequence ATGGTACACTCCCTTTTCACCTGGCTTAGTATTGCCGCTGGTGGCGCTATTGGTGCCTGCCTGCGCTTTGCCTTGAGCACCCATATTAACAAAAACGTGATTGTTCATCAGCATCTACAGATCGGCACATTAATGGTTAATGTTATCGGTTCTGCTGCAATGGGCATTATGTATGTTTTGATTACAGAAAAAGCACATCTGCACCCTGATTTTAAGGGCGTATTAATGGTAGGATTGCTCGGTGCTTTCACCACCTTCTCGACCTTTTCGATCGAGACTATAAATTTTATTGAGAATGGCCACCCTCAGGTGGCGATTGTCTATGTTTTAGCCAGTGTGTTGCTCTCGATTGCCGCTGCTTGGGTAGCGATAATTGCAACGAGAATGATTTAA
- the gorA gene encoding glutathione-disulfide reductase, with amino-acid sequence MTSFDYDLLVIGAGSGGVRCARMSASFGAKVAVVEGQYWGGTCVNVGCVPKKLYSYAAHYHEDFTDARGFGWLVDKPSFNWPTLRDNKTKEIKRLNSIYTNMLSNAGVELIHGYATMLTKHELEIVDSDGNKQTVTAKNILLGTGGKPVLPEIMGIEKSVVSDQVFDLDTFPRVLTILGSGYIAVEFACIFNGLGAEVHLICRGDRVLRGFDNEIAYELTAQMQQKGITIHSETLLSSVEGEQGDLTLTLANGTRIATNQLMTAVGRSPNLEFIGSLADQLSTDQRGYVVVDDNFKTSIDNVYAVGDLIGGMELTPVALAEGMAVAHELYSEQSKPVDYRDIATAVFSHPNIGTVGLTEEQAREQYSNIDVFKSKFRHMKHTLSGNEEKTLMKIIVDADTDKVLGLHILGSDAGEIVQGFAVALKAGATKATFDATIGIHPTAAEELVTMREPS; translated from the coding sequence ATGACTTCATTTGATTACGATTTATTAGTTATAGGTGCGGGTTCTGGTGGTGTACGTTGTGCACGTATGTCTGCCAGTTTTGGTGCCAAGGTAGCCGTAGTAGAAGGCCAGTATTGGGGCGGTACCTGTGTCAATGTTGGCTGTGTACCTAAAAAACTCTATAGCTACGCAGCTCATTACCATGAAGATTTCACCGATGCTCGTGGCTTTGGTTGGTTAGTCGACAAGCCCAGTTTTAACTGGCCAACGCTGCGCGATAATAAGACCAAAGAGATCAAACGACTGAACAGTATTTACACCAATATGCTCTCTAACGCGGGTGTAGAACTCATTCATGGTTATGCCACAATGCTGACAAAGCATGAACTAGAGATTGTCGACAGTGATGGAAACAAACAGACGGTAACGGCCAAGAATATACTGTTGGGCACCGGCGGCAAGCCTGTTTTGCCTGAGATTATGGGCATTGAAAAATCGGTGGTGTCAGATCAGGTATTTGATTTGGATACCTTTCCAAGGGTACTGACTATCTTGGGTTCAGGTTATATTGCTGTTGAATTCGCCTGTATTTTCAATGGCCTTGGCGCTGAGGTGCATTTAATCTGTCGTGGTGACAGAGTGTTACGCGGATTTGATAACGAGATTGCCTATGAGTTAACGGCACAGATGCAACAAAAAGGTATTACCATACATTCAGAAACACTGCTGAGCAGTGTCGAGGGTGAGCAGGGAGACCTAACACTGACCCTGGCTAATGGTACACGCATAGCAACCAACCAGCTGATGACGGCTGTCGGGCGCTCGCCAAATCTCGAGTTTATCGGCAGCTTGGCGGATCAATTGAGCACCGATCAGCGTGGTTATGTTGTGGTCGATGATAACTTCAAGACGTCGATCGATAACGTCTATGCTGTTGGCGACTTAATCGGCGGCATGGAATTGACGCCTGTGGCACTTGCAGAGGGCATGGCTGTTGCCCATGAGCTATATTCAGAGCAGTCAAAGCCAGTCGATTATCGTGATATTGCAACGGCAGTGTTTTCGCACCCTAACATTGGTACGGTCGGCCTCACAGAGGAACAAGCCAGGGAGCAGTACAGTAATATTGACGTTTTCAAAAGTAAATTCCGTCACATGAAGCATACGCTTAGTGGCAATGAGGAAAAGACACTGATGAAAATTATTGTTGATGCTGATACCGATAAGGTTCTTGGTTTGCACATTTTAGGCAGTGATGCGGGTGAGATAGTCCAGGGCTTTGCCGTGGCGCTCAAAGCAGGGGCTACAAAGGCGACCTTCGATGCCACTATTGGTATCCACCCAACGGCGGCTGAAGAATTGGTGACCATGAGGGAGCCGAGCTAA